The proteins below come from a single Aptenodytes patagonicus chromosome 20, bAptPat1.pri.cur, whole genome shotgun sequence genomic window:
- the PSMD11 gene encoding 26S proteasome non-ATPase regulatory subunit 11, with the protein MAAAAVLEFQRAQSLLSTDREASIGILHSIVKRDVQENDEEAVQVKEQSILELGSLLAKTGQAEELGGLLKYVRPFLNSISKAKAARLVRSLLDLFLDMEAATGQEVDLCLECIEWAKSEKRTFLRQALEARLVSLYFDTKRYQEALQLGSQLLRELKKMDDKALLVEVQLLESKTYHALSNLPKARAALTSARTTANAIYCPPKLQAALDMQSGIIHAAEEKDWKTAYSYFYEAFEGYDSIDNPKAITALKYMLLCKIMLNIPEDVQALVSGKLALRYAGRQTEALKCVAQASKNRSLADFEKALTDYKVELRDDPIINTHLAKLYDNLLEQNLIRVIEPFSRVQIEHISSLIKLSKAEVERKLSQMILDKKFHGILDQGEGVLIIFDEPPVDKTYEAALETIQNMSKVVDSLYNKAKKLT; encoded by the exons atggcggcggcggcggtgctgGAGTTCCAGCGCGCGCAGTCCCTGCTCTCCACCGACCGCGAGGCCTCCATCGGCATCCTCCACTCCATAG TGAAACGCGATGTCCAGGAAAATGATGAAGAAGCGGTGCAAGTCAAAGAGCAGAGCATCCTGGAACTGGGGTCGCTCTTGGCCAAGACTGGGCAGGCAGAAG AGCTGGGAGGACTTCTGAAGTATGTTCGACCCTTCTTGAACTCCATCAGCAAAGCAAAGGCAGCCCGCTTAGTCCGATCTCTGCTCGATCTGTTCCTTGATATGGAGGCAGCAACAGGACAGGAG GTTGACCTGTGTTTAGAGTGTATTGAATGGGCCAAATCAGAGAAGAGGACTTTCCTACGCCAGGCTCTGGAG GCGAGGCTGGTCTCTCTGTACTTCGATACCAAGAGGTACCAAGAAGCACTGCAGCTAG GCTCCCAGCTTCTTCGGGAATTGAAAAAGATGGACGACAAGGCATTGCTGGTGGAAGTGCAGCTGTTAGAAAGTAAGACTTACCATGCCCTGAGCAATCTGCCAAAAGCAAGAGCAGCCTTAACCTCTGCACGGACTACAGCCAACGCAATCTACTGTCCACCTAAGCTGCAAGCAGCGTTAGACATGCAGTCAG GTATTATCCATGCAGCAGAAGAGAAGGACTGGAAAACAGCCTATTCATATTTTTACGAGGCGTTTGAGGGATACGATTCAATTGACAACCCAAAAGCCATCACTGCACTGAAATACATGTTGCTGTGCAAAATCATGCTGAACAT CCCAGAAGATGTGCAAGCATTAGTGAGTGGAAAGCTTGCTCTGCGGTATGCAGGAAGACAG acAGAAGCACTAAAATGTGTGGCACAGGCCAGTAAGAACCGATCGCTGGCTGATTTTGAAAAG GCTCTGACAGACTATAAGGTGGAGCTCAGGGACGACCCCATCATAAACACTCACTTGGCTAAGCTCTATGATAACTTATTGGAACAGAATCTGATCAGAGTCATCGAACCCTTCTCCAGAGTACAG ATTGAACACATATCCAGCCTCATCAAGCTCTCAAAG GCTGAGGTAGAAAGGAAACTGTCACAGATGATCTTGGACAAGAAATTTCATG GCATCCTTGACCAAGGCGAGGGAGTCCTGATCATCTTCGACGAACCCCCCGTAGACAAAACTTACGAAGCTGCCCTCGAGACTATTCAGAATATGAGTAAAGTAGTGGATTCGCTCTACAACAAAGCCAAGAAGCTAACATAG
- the CDK5R1 gene encoding cyclin-dependent kinase 5 activator 1: MGTVLSLSPSYRKAPLFEEGAATVGHYTAVQNSKNAKEKGLKRHSLISVLPWKRIAAVSAKKKSSKKVQPNGGYQSNVTHLNNENLKKSLSCANLATFAPPPPPAAAAAALASAQKAPPAAPAAAAATPRRVVVQASTSELLRCLGEFLCRRCYRLKHLSPTDPVLWLRSVDRSLLLQGWQDQGFITPANVVFLYMLCRDVISAEVASDHELQAVLLTCLYLSYSYMGNEISYPLKPFLVESCKEAFWDRCLSIIDLMSPKMLQVNADPHYFTQVFADLKKESGAEEKGRLLIGLDR, translated from the coding sequence ATGGGCACGGTGCTGTCGCTGTCGCCGAGCTACCGGAAGGCCCCGCTGTTCGAGGAGGGGGCGGCCACGGTGGGGCACTACACGGCGGTGCAGAACAGCAAGAACGCGAAGGAGAAGGGCCTGAAGCGGCACTCGCTGATCTCGGTGCTGCCCTGGAAGCGCATCGCCGCCGTCTCCGCCAAGAAGAAGAGCTCCAAGAAGGTGCAGCCCAACGGCGGCTACCAGAGCAACGTGACCCACCTCAACAACGAGAACCTGAAGAAGTCGCTCTCCTGCGCCAACCTCGCCACCttcgcccccccgccgccccccgccgccgccgccgccgccctcgcctCGGCGCAGAaggcgccgccggccgcgcccgccgccgccgccgctaccCCGCGCCGGGTCGTGGTGCAGGCGTCCACCAGCGAGCTGCTGCGCTGCCTGGGCGAGTTCCTCTGCCGCCGCTGCTACCGGCTGAAGCACCTCTCGCCCACCGACCCCGTCCTCTGGCTGCGCTCCGTGGACCGCtcgctgctgctgcagggctggcaggaccAGGGCTTCATCACGCCGGCCAACGTGGTCTTCCTCTACATGCTCTGCCGGGACGTCATCTCGGCCGAGGTGGCCAGCGACCACGAactgcaggcagtgctgctcaCCTGCCTGTACCTCTCCTACTCCTACATGGGCAACGAGATCTCCTACCCGCTCAAGCCCTTCCTGGTGGAGAGCTGTAAGGAGGCCTTCTGGGACCGCTGCCTCTCCATCATCGACCTCATGAGCCCCAAGATGCTGCAGGTCAACGCCGACCCGCACTACTTCACCCAGGTCTTCGCCGACCTCAAGAAGGAAAGCGGCGCCGAGGAGAAGGGCCGGCTGCTCATCGGCCTCGACCGGTga